The Agrobacterium vitis genome has a segment encoding these proteins:
- the gyrA gene encoding DNA gyrase subunit A codes for MTEQSTPGGKMPSDIEPISIMTEMQRSYLDYAMSVIVSRALPDVRDGLKPVHRRILFGMSELGIDWNKKYVKCARVTGDVMGKFHPHGNSAIYDALARMAQDWSLRLPLIDGQGNFGSIDGDPPAAERYTECRLQKAAHSLLDDLDKDTVDFRDNYDGTLSEPVVVPAKFPNLLVNGAGGIAVGMATNIPPHNLVEVINGCIALIENPAIELPELMQIIPGPDFPTGALILGRSGIRSAYETGRGSVIMRGVARIEPMRGDREQIIITEIPYQVNKSTMIEKMAELVRDKRIEGISDLRDESDRQGYRVVVELKRDANADVILNQLYRYTPLQSSFGCNMVALNGGKPEQLTLLDMLRAFVSFREEVISRRTKYLLRKARDRAHVLVGLAIAVANIDEVIRLIRQAPDPQTAREQLMERRWPAADVESLIRLIDDPRHRINEDNTYNLSEEQARAILELRLARLTALGRDEIDEELNKIGAEISDYLDILSSRTRIQTIVVDELVAVRDEFGTPRRSQIMEGGPDMDDEDLIAREDMVVTVSHLGYIKRVPLVTYRAQRRGGKGRSGMATRDEDFVTRLFVANTHTPVLFFSSRGIVYKEKVWRLPIGTPQSRGKALINMLPLEPGERITTIMPLPEDEASWDNLDVMFSTTRGTVRRNKLSDFVQVNRNGKIAMKLEEEGDEILSVETCTIDDDVLLTTALGQAIRFPVDEVRVFAGRNSIGVRGISLQPNDRIISMTILSHVDAEPWQRAAYLKRSATERRASGVDEDDIALVGEEVGEIGDLSEERYQELKAREQFVLTISERGIGKRSSSYDFRTSGRGGKGIRATDTSKTLEIGQLVAAFPVEDKDQIMLVSDGGQLIRVPVDGIRIASRATKGVTIFNTAKDEKVVSVERINEPEGEEDGEIGAETSAEEGVATDTATPDESAT; via the coding sequence TTGACTGAGCAAAGCACACCCGGCGGCAAAATGCCGTCCGATATCGAACCCATTTCGATCATGACGGAGATGCAGCGGTCGTATCTCGATTACGCGATGAGCGTTATCGTCAGCCGCGCGCTTCCTGATGTCCGTGATGGTTTGAAGCCCGTTCATCGTCGTATTCTGTTTGGCATGTCCGAACTGGGGATCGACTGGAACAAGAAATATGTGAAATGCGCCCGTGTGACCGGCGACGTGATGGGTAAATTCCATCCGCACGGCAATTCGGCGATTTATGACGCGCTGGCCCGTATGGCGCAGGATTGGTCGCTGCGGCTGCCGCTGATCGACGGTCAGGGCAATTTCGGCTCCATCGATGGCGATCCGCCAGCGGCGGAACGCTATACCGAGTGCCGCCTGCAAAAGGCGGCGCATTCGCTGCTGGACGATCTGGACAAAGATACGGTCGATTTTCGTGACAACTACGATGGCACGCTGTCCGAGCCTGTGGTCGTGCCAGCGAAATTCCCCAATCTTCTCGTCAACGGCGCTGGCGGTATTGCCGTCGGCATGGCGACGAATATTCCGCCGCACAATCTGGTCGAAGTCATCAATGGCTGTATCGCGCTGATTGAAAACCCGGCTATCGAATTGCCGGAACTGATGCAGATCATTCCCGGTCCCGACTTCCCGACAGGCGCGCTGATTCTGGGCCGTAGCGGCATTCGCTCGGCCTATGAGACCGGACGCGGTTCGGTGATCATGCGCGGCGTGGCGCGGATCGAGCCGATGCGTGGCGATCGCGAACAGATCATCATCACCGAGATTCCCTATCAGGTGAATAAGTCGACGATGATCGAGAAAATGGCCGAATTGGTGCGCGACAAGCGCATCGAGGGCATTTCCGACCTGCGTGACGAATCCGACCGCCAGGGCTACCGGGTCGTGGTCGAGTTGAAGCGTGATGCCAATGCAGACGTGATCCTCAACCAGCTCTACCGTTATACGCCGCTGCAAAGCTCGTTCGGCTGCAACATGGTGGCGCTGAATGGCGGCAAGCCGGAACAGTTGACGCTGCTCGATATGCTGCGGGCTTTCGTCAGCTTCCGCGAGGAGGTTATTAGCCGGCGAACGAAGTATCTTTTGCGCAAGGCGCGTGACCGCGCCCATGTGCTGGTTGGCCTCGCCATTGCCGTTGCCAATATCGATGAAGTCATCCGGCTGATCCGCCAGGCGCCAGATCCACAAACAGCGCGCGAGCAGTTGATGGAGCGGCGCTGGCCGGCAGCTGATGTCGAAAGCCTGATCCGGCTGATCGATGATCCGCGCCATCGGATCAACGAGGACAACACCTATAACCTGTCGGAGGAGCAGGCCCGCGCTATCCTTGAATTGCGTCTTGCCCGCCTGACAGCACTTGGCCGCGATGAAATCGACGAGGAATTGAACAAGATCGGGGCGGAAATCTCCGATTATCTCGATATTCTGTCGTCTCGCACGCGGATTCAAACCATCGTTGTCGATGAGCTTGTCGCCGTGCGCGATGAATTTGGCACGCCACGCCGCAGCCAGATCATGGAAGGCGGCCCTGACATGGACGATGAGGATCTCATCGCCCGTGAAGACATGGTGGTGACGGTTTCGCATCTTGGCTATATCAAGCGTGTTCCGCTGGTCACCTATCGCGCCCAGCGTCGCGGCGGCAAGGGCCGCTCCGGCATGGCGACCCGCGACGAGGATTTCGTTACCCGGCTATTTGTTGCCAATACCCATACGCCGGTTCTGTTCTTCTCGTCGCGCGGAATCGTCTACAAGGAGAAGGTCTGGCGTCTGCCGATTGGCACGCCGCAGTCACGCGGCAAGGCGCTGATCAACATGCTACCGCTGGAGCCGGGTGAGCGGATCACGACGATTATGCCACTGCCCGAGGATGAGGCAAGCTGGGATAATCTCGACGTGATGTTCTCGACAACGCGGGGTACCGTGCGTCGTAACAAGTTGAGCGATTTCGTCCAGGTCAACCGCAATGGCAAAATTGCGATGAAGCTTGAGGAAGAGGGCGATGAAATCCTCTCCGTCGAAACCTGCACGATTGACGACGATGTGCTTCTGACCACGGCTTTGGGTCAGGCGATCCGCTTCCCTGTCGATGAAGTCAGAGTGTTTGCCGGTCGCAATTCCATCGGCGTGCGCGGCATTTCATTGCAGCCAAATGACCGGATAATCTCGATGACCATCTTGAGCCATGTCGATGCCGAGCCATGGCAGCGTGCGGCCTATCTGAAGCGTTCTGCTACGGAGCGCCGCGCCAGTGGCGTGGACGAGGACGATATTGCGTTGGTTGGCGAAGAGGTGGGTGAAATCGGTGATTTGTCCGAAGAGCGTTATCAGGAACTGAAGGCCCGCGAACAATTCGTGCTGACGATCTCCGAACGCGGTATCGGAAAACGCTCTTCTTCCTATGACTTCCGCACGTCGGGTCGAGGCGGCAAGGGCATTCGGGCCACCGACACGTCAAAGACATTGGAAATCGGCCAGTTGGTCGCGGCCTTCCCCGTCGAAGACAAGGACCAGATCATGCTGGTCTCAGATGGTGGGCAGTTGATCCGCGTGCCGGTCGATGGCATCCGCATCGCCAGCCGCGCCACCAAGGGCGTGACGATCTTCAATACCGCCAAGGATGAAAAGGTTGTATCGGTCGAGCGCATCAATGAGCCGGAAGGCGAAGAGGATGGCGAGATCGGTGCAGAGACCAGTGCCGAGGAGGGTGTCGCCACCGATACGGCGACGCCGGATGAGAGCGCGACCTAA
- a CDS encoding MarC family protein, producing the protein MTNVELLLNAFTTLLVTLDPPGLAPLFLGLTRGMTRHQRKQVALRGAAIAFGILVVFAVFGASILEALGISIGAFRIAGGLMLFVIAFEMIFEKRQERKEKTSEDAITRDHMHNIAVFPLALPLIAGPGAISATILLAGALPGPVERTELILVIGLCIGVVLLALVIADRLDRFLGVTGRAILTRLLGVILAALSVQFVVDGIKSAFHL; encoded by the coding sequence GTGACCAATGTCGAACTTCTCCTCAATGCCTTTACCACCCTGCTGGTGACGCTGGACCCTCCGGGCCTGGCACCGCTGTTTCTTGGCCTGACACGCGGCATGACAAGGCATCAACGCAAGCAAGTGGCATTGCGTGGCGCGGCCATCGCTTTTGGCATCCTGGTGGTCTTTGCTGTATTCGGCGCCAGCATACTCGAGGCGCTCGGCATTTCCATCGGCGCGTTCCGTATCGCAGGCGGGTTGATGCTGTTTGTCATCGCTTTCGAGATGATTTTCGAAAAACGCCAGGAGCGTAAGGAAAAGACCTCGGAAGACGCGATTACCCGCGATCATATGCACAATATCGCCGTTTTCCCGCTGGCTTTGCCGCTGATCGCTGGCCCTGGCGCCATTTCCGCCACCATCCTGCTAGCAGGCGCCTTGCCGGGCCCGGTAGAGCGCACGGAACTGATCCTGGTCATCGGCCTGTGCATTGGCGTCGTACTGCTGGCCCTGGTGATCGCCGACCGCCTCGACCGGTTTTTAGGTGTGACAGGCCGGGCAATCCTAACTCGCCTGCTCGGCGTCATCCTGGCCGCGCTCTCCGTGCAATTCGTCGTTGACGGCATCAAATCGGCATTTCACCTTTGA
- a CDS encoding RDD family protein, translating to MPEDETKSRPSQWRIILAFILDLFSSFFVLGYIVGYLSGGLTPDGFQLNGLPAFIMFALVVAYFVVFNRFLGGTIWKRILRANH from the coding sequence ATGCCTGAAGATGAAACCAAAAGCAGACCGTCTCAATGGCGAATTATTCTTGCTTTCATACTCGATCTGTTCAGTTCATTTTTCGTCTTGGGTTATATCGTCGGTTATCTGAGCGGTGGTTTGACGCCAGACGGTTTTCAGTTGAACGGCTTACCCGCCTTCATCATGTTTGCTTTGGTTGTCGCCTATTTTGTCGTGTTCAATCGATTTCTGGGCGGTACGATCTGGAAACGGATATTGCGGGCGAACCATTAG
- a CDS encoding single-stranded DNA-binding protein has translation MAGSVNKVILIGNLGADPEIRRTQDGKPIANLRIATSESWRDRNSGERKEKTEWHSVVIFNEGLCKVAEQYLKKGATVYIEGQLQTRKWQDQNGNDRYSTEIVLQGFNSTLTMLGGRGDGAGGGAARGGSDFGGGGGYDDYGSAPARSGGASSGGRGASAPSGGFSRDMDDDIPF, from the coding sequence ATGGCTGGAAGCGTCAACAAGGTTATTTTGATCGGCAATCTGGGAGCTGACCCGGAAATCCGCCGCACCCAGGACGGTAAGCCGATTGCCAACCTGCGCATCGCCACGTCCGAATCCTGGCGCGACCGCAATTCCGGTGAGCGCAAGGAAAAGACCGAATGGCATAGCGTGGTGATCTTCAACGAAGGTCTCTGCAAGGTGGCCGAACAATATCTGAAGAAGGGCGCGACCGTTTATATCGAGGGTCAGCTTCAGACCCGTAAATGGCAGGACCAGAACGGCAATGACCGTTACTCGACGGAAATCGTCCTCCAGGGCTTCAATTCGACCCTGACCATGCTTGGCGGTCGTGGCGATGGGGCAGGCGGCGGTGCTGCCCGTGGCGGCAGCGATTTCGGCGGCGGCGGTGGCTACGACGACTACGGCTCGGCCCCGGCCCGCAGCGGCGGTGCGTCGTCCGGCGGTCGCGGTGCCAGTGCGCCGTCGGGCGGATTCTCGCGCGATATGGATGACGATATTCCGTTCTGA
- the uvrA gene encoding excinuclease ABC subunit UvrA: protein MSELKTISIRGAREHNLKGIDLDLPRNSLIVMTGLSGSGKSSLAFDTIYAEGQRRYVESLSAYARQFLEMMQKPDVDLIEGLSPAISIEQKTTSRNPRSTVGTVTEIYDYMRLLFARIGVPYSPATGLPIESQTVSQMVDRVLAFEEGTRLYILAPLIRGRKGEYKKELAELMKKGFQRVKIDGQFYEIAEAPTLDKKYKHDIDIVVDRVVVRADMASRLADSLETCLRLADGLAVAEFADKPLPANETSAGGSANKSLNETHERVLFSEKFACPVSGFTIPEIEPRLFSFNNPFGACPTCDGLGFQQKIDEALIIPEADKRLKDGAIAPWAKSSSPYYDQTLEGLGKAFGFKLTSKWSELSAEAQKSILHGTEEKIEFHYADGARSYSATKTFEGIVPNLERRWKETDSAWAREEIERYMSAAPCPVCKGFRLKPEALAVKINGLHIGQVTEMSIRVAGGWFETLPGLLTDKQNEIAVRILKEIRERLSFLNDVGLDYLSLSRNSGTLSGGESQRIRLASQIGSGLTGVLYVLDEPSIGLHQRDNARLLDTLKHLRDIGNTVIVVEHDEDAILAADYVVDIGPAAGIHGGQVIAKGSPQDIMANDKSLTGKYLTGELGVKVPPARRKPKKGQQIKVIGARGNNLKNVTAAIPLGVFTAVTGVSGGGKSTFLIETLYKAAARRVMGARENPADHDRIDGFEFIDKVIDIDQSPIGRTPRSNPATYTGAFTPIRDWFSGLPEAKARGYQPGRFSFNVKGGRCEACQGDGVIKIEMHFLPDVYVTCDVCHGKRYNRETLDVTFKTKSIADVLDMTVEEGVEFFSAVPAVRDKLQALFDVGLGYIKVGQQANTLSGGEAQRIKLAKELSKKSTGRTLYILDEPTTGLHFHDVAKLLEMLQELVDQGNSVVVIEHNLEVIKTADHIIDFGPEGGDGGGEIVAQGTPEEIVKVEASYTGHFLRELLERRPMKKPQAAE from the coding sequence ATGAGCGAATTGAAGACGATTTCCATCCGTGGTGCGCGCGAGCACAATCTCAAGGGCATCGACCTTGACCTGCCGCGCAACAGCCTGATCGTGATGACCGGCCTTTCCGGCTCGGGAAAGTCGTCGCTGGCCTTCGATACGATCTATGCCGAGGGCCAGCGCCGCTACGTCGAAAGCTTGTCGGCCTATGCCCGGCAATTCCTGGAGATGATGCAAAAACCCGATGTGGACCTGATTGAGGGCCTATCGCCAGCAATCTCCATCGAGCAAAAGACCACCTCGCGCAATCCGCGCTCGACGGTTGGGACCGTCACCGAAATCTACGATTATATGCGCCTGCTGTTTGCCCGCATCGGTGTACCCTATTCGCCAGCAACCGGCCTGCCGATCGAGAGCCAGACCGTTAGTCAGATGGTTGACCGCGTTCTGGCCTTCGAGGAAGGAACAAGGCTTTATATTCTTGCGCCGCTGATCCGGGGCCGCAAGGGCGAGTATAAGAAAGAACTCGCCGAATTGATGAAGAAAGGCTTCCAGCGCGTCAAGATTGATGGCCAATTCTACGAAATCGCCGAGGCGCCAACCCTCGACAAGAAATACAAGCACGATATCGACATCGTCGTTGACCGCGTCGTGGTACGGGCCGACATGGCCTCTCGGCTGGCCGACAGCCTGGAAACCTGCCTTCGCCTGGCCGATGGGTTGGCGGTTGCCGAATTTGCCGACAAGCCACTGCCGGCCAATGAAACTTCGGCTGGCGGTTCCGCCAACAAGTCGTTGAATGAGACCCATGAGCGGGTTCTGTTTTCGGAAAAATTTGCCTGCCCGGTCTCCGGCTTTACCATTCCGGAAATCGAGCCCCGGCTGTTTTCCTTCAACAATCCATTCGGTGCCTGCCCGACCTGCGACGGCCTTGGTTTCCAGCAGAAGATTGATGAAGCGCTGATCATTCCCGAAGCCGACAAGCGGTTGAAGGACGGTGCAATTGCCCCCTGGGCAAAATCCAGCTCTCCTTATTACGACCAGACCCTTGAAGGCCTCGGCAAAGCTTTTGGCTTCAAGTTGACCAGCAAATGGTCGGAGCTGAGCGCTGAGGCGCAGAAATCCATCCTGCACGGCACGGAAGAAAAGATCGAGTTTCACTACGCCGACGGTGCACGCTCCTATAGCGCGACAAAAACCTTCGAAGGCATCGTGCCAAATCTGGAGCGGCGCTGGAAGGAAACCGATAGTGCTTGGGCGCGGGAAGAAATCGAGCGCTACATGTCCGCCGCACCCTGCCCCGTCTGCAAGGGTTTCAGGCTGAAACCGGAAGCGCTGGCGGTGAAAATCAACGGCTTGCATATTGGCCAGGTGACGGAAATGTCGATCCGGGTTGCCGGTGGCTGGTTCGAGACCCTGCCTGGTCTGTTGACCGACAAGCAAAACGAGATCGCCGTTCGTATTCTCAAGGAAATCCGCGAACGCCTGAGCTTCCTCAACGATGTCGGGCTGGATTATCTCAGCCTGTCGCGCAATTCCGGCACCCTGTCTGGCGGTGAAAGCCAGCGCATCCGGCTTGCCTCGCAGATCGGCTCAGGGCTGACCGGTGTGCTTTATGTGCTGGATGAGCCGTCGATTGGCCTGCACCAGCGCGATAATGCCCGCCTTCTCGATACGCTGAAGCACCTGCGTGATATCGGCAATACGGTGATTGTCGTCGAGCATGACGAGGATGCCATTCTGGCCGCCGATTATGTGGTCGATATCGGCCCTGCGGCAGGCATTCATGGTGGCCAGGTGATCGCCAAAGGCAGTCCGCAAGACATCATGGCCAATGACAAATCGCTGACCGGTAAATATCTGACCGGCGAGCTTGGCGTTAAAGTGCCACCAGCGCGGCGTAAGCCCAAGAAAGGCCAGCAGATCAAGGTGATCGGCGCGCGGGGCAACAATCTGAAGAATGTCACGGCGGCCATTCCGCTTGGTGTGTTTACCGCCGTTACCGGCGTTTCCGGCGGTGGCAAATCGACCTTCCTGATCGAGACACTGTATAAGGCAGCAGCGAGACGGGTTATGGGCGCCCGGGAAAATCCGGCCGATCACGACCGGATCGATGGTTTCGAATTCATCGATAAGGTGATCGATATTGACCAGTCGCCGATTGGCCGCACGCCGCGCTCCAACCCAGCCACCTATACCGGCGCGTTTACGCCAATTCGAGACTGGTTTTCCGGTCTGCCGGAGGCCAAGGCGCGCGGTTATCAGCCCGGCCGCTTCTCCTTCAACGTCAAGGGCGGACGTTGTGAAGCCTGCCAGGGCGATGGCGTCATCAAGATTGAAATGCACTTCCTGCCGGATGTCTATGTCACTTGCGACGTCTGCCATGGCAAACGCTATAATCGCGAAACGCTTGATGTGACCTTCAAAACCAAATCGATCGCCGATGTGCTGGACATGACGGTCGAGGAAGGTGTGGAATTCTTCTCGGCTGTCCCTGCGGTGCGCGACAAGCTTCAAGCGCTGTTCGATGTCGGCCTCGGCTACATCAAGGTAGGGCAACAGGCCAATACGCTGTCGGGCGGCGAAGCCCAACGCATCAAGCTTGCCAAGGAACTCTCGAAGAAATCGACGGGTCGCACGCTTTATATTCTCGATGAACCGACCACCGGCCTGCATTTTCATGACGTCGCCAAGCTTTTGGAAATGCTTCAGGAACTGGTCGATCAGGGTAATTCGGTCGTGGTTATCGAGCACAATCTCGAAGTCATCAAGACTGCCGATCACATCATCGATTTTGGACCTGAAGGCGGCGATGGCGGCGGCGAGATCGTCGCCCAAGGCACGCCGGAAGAGATCGTCAAGGTCGAGGCGTCCTATACAGGCCATTTCCTGCGAGAATTGCTGGAGCGCCGTCCGATGAAGAAGCCGCAAGCCGCAGAATAG
- a CDS encoding DUF72 domain-containing protein, with protein MTSGTIRTGIGGWTFEPWEGTFYPEKLPKKRQMEHASRQLTAIEVNGTYYSSQKPETFAKWASDVPDDFVFSLKASRYCTNRKILAEAGPSIEKFLNQGIAELGSHLGPILWQFMATKKFEPEDFEGFLSLLPKTLNGLTLRHVVEPRHPSFQTPDFITMLERHGVAAVCADHHDYPMFADVTADFVYARLQKGTDEVKTCYPETQVKDWAKRFSAYADGGVPQDLPLIAPHRIVDKKPRDVFAFFITGGKVNAPNGAQMLQKALSN; from the coding sequence ATGACCTCAGGCACAATCCGTACCGGCATCGGCGGCTGGACGTTCGAGCCTTGGGAAGGCACGTTCTATCCTGAAAAGCTGCCGAAGAAACGGCAGATGGAACATGCCAGTCGCCAGCTCACGGCTATTGAGGTCAACGGCACCTATTATTCCAGCCAAAAGCCGGAGACTTTTGCCAAATGGGCCTCTGACGTGCCTGACGATTTCGTCTTTTCGTTGAAAGCCAGTCGTTATTGCACCAATCGTAAGATATTGGCGGAGGCCGGCCCGTCTATTGAGAAATTCCTGAACCAGGGTATTGCCGAACTTGGCAGCCACCTTGGCCCAATTCTCTGGCAATTCATGGCAACGAAAAAGTTCGAACCTGAGGATTTCGAGGGGTTTCTGTCGCTCCTGCCGAAAACCCTCAATGGTTTGACGCTGCGGCATGTGGTCGAGCCACGCCATCCCTCGTTCCAGACACCTGATTTCATCACCATGCTGGAGCGTCATGGCGTGGCCGCAGTCTGCGCTGATCACCACGATTACCCGATGTTTGCCGATGTCACCGCGGATTTCGTCTATGCCCGACTGCAAAAGGGAACGGATGAGGTCAAGACCTGCTATCCTGAAACCCAGGTGAAGGACTGGGCAAAACGGTTTTCTGCCTATGCCGATGGCGGGGTGCCGCAGGATTTGCCGCTGATCGCGCCGCACCGGATAGTGGATAAAAAACCACGCGATGTCTTTGCGTTTTTCATCACGGGCGGCAAGGTCAATGCGCCGAATGGCGCGCAAATGCTTCAGAAAGCGCTATCGAACTGA
- a CDS encoding GNAT family N-acetyltransferase codes for MMTTSIGDTLSTIHIGPATAHHFCSLRKVELASFETLRAAGAVTGDPVASSDEELQVYLDAGLLLAAFDGTESPVGYAGGYISEGWLHIGEVDVHPEWQRRGIGRHLINALLTEGRARHLLGSTLTTDRFAPFNAPFYSSLGFHAVEGDACPMRLKEILAAEVAKGLNPLRRVAMMLMF; via the coding sequence ATGATGACGACATCTATCGGCGACACTCTCAGCACGATCCATATCGGTCCCGCTACGGCTCACCATTTTTGCAGTCTGCGCAAGGTGGAATTGGCCTCGTTCGAAACCCTTCGGGCTGCTGGGGCCGTAACAGGCGACCCTGTTGCAAGCAGCGACGAGGAATTGCAAGTGTATCTCGATGCCGGTCTGCTTCTGGCGGCTTTCGATGGAACTGAGAGTCCGGTCGGATATGCTGGGGGCTATATCAGCGAGGGATGGCTGCACATAGGAGAAGTGGATGTTCATCCTGAATGGCAGCGGCGGGGAATTGGACGGCACCTCATAAACGCTCTGCTCACTGAAGGACGGGCCAGACATCTCTTGGGTTCGACCCTGACAACGGATCGTTTCGCGCCTTTCAACGCGCCCTTTTATTCTTCTCTTGGGTTTCATGCCGTTGAGGGGGACGCCTGTCCCATGCGCTTGAAAGAGATTCTTGCCGCAGAAGTGGCGAAGGGCCTCAATCCACTTCGCCGTGTCGCCATGATGCTGATGTTTTAG
- a CDS encoding NAD(P)H-hydrate dehydratase, translated as MMQTSFHHLISPSSMAMVDHDAANSGIDSYGLMRKAGSAVAAAALRLFPQAFRVAVLCGPGNNGGDGYVAAEALRVSGVSVQVFCLGEPEKLNGDAALAFADYQGKVEPLALYDPQEGDLVVDALFGAGLARDLPSPLTELIKRINQAGTAVLAVDLPSGVDGRTGQPRPVAFQAVHTVTFVARKPGHVLLPGRSLCGTVEIYDIGIPRRIVERHRGEVAVNHPDFWAHVLPKISGASHKFTRGHLTVFSGRTSATGAARLAAIAGLKAGAGLVTLASPASAVLVNAAQTTAVMVKTIDDLTALEDYLSDQRMSAFVLGPGFGIGKKARAFTLALSKRKLVLDADGISSFRDQPDELFNAFSGGETRLVLTPHEGEFARLFADIAGDKTLGKVEKAQAAASKANAAVVYKGADTVIAAPDGRALINENAPPWLATAGSGDVLAGIIGGLRAQGVPAFEAAAAGVWLHAETGARLGEGLTAEDLAAAVRPFRQD; from the coding sequence ATGATGCAAACATCTTTTCATCACCTGATTTCTCCCTCTTCCATGGCGATGGTGGACCACGACGCGGCCAACTCGGGCATCGATAGTTATGGGCTGATGCGCAAAGCCGGTTCTGCCGTGGCGGCAGCGGCACTCCGGCTTTTCCCACAGGCGTTTAGGGTCGCGGTGCTGTGTGGGCCGGGAAACAATGGCGGTGACGGCTATGTCGCTGCCGAGGCGCTACGGGTATCAGGCGTTTCTGTTCAGGTCTTTTGTCTGGGTGAACCGGAAAAGCTGAATGGAGATGCCGCCCTGGCTTTTGCGGATTACCAGGGCAAGGTGGAACCCCTAGCTCTCTATGATCCTCAGGAGGGGGATCTGGTGGTCGATGCGTTGTTTGGGGCCGGACTGGCGCGCGACCTGCCTTCGCCGCTCACGGAACTGATCAAGCGGATCAACCAGGCCGGTACTGCTGTTCTGGCGGTCGATCTGCCCTCCGGTGTCGATGGTCGAACGGGCCAGCCCCGTCCGGTGGCGTTTCAGGCGGTCCATACGGTGACATTCGTGGCAAGAAAACCGGGACATGTGTTGCTGCCGGGACGTTCGCTTTGCGGAACGGTGGAGATCTACGACATCGGTATTCCACGTCGTATCGTTGAACGACATCGAGGCGAGGTTGCCGTCAATCATCCCGATTTCTGGGCGCATGTCCTACCAAAAATCTCTGGCGCCAGCCATAAATTCACCCGAGGCCACCTCACGGTGTTTTCCGGCCGCACCAGTGCAACAGGCGCCGCACGGCTCGCCGCTATAGCAGGATTGAAGGCCGGGGCCGGGCTGGTGACGCTAGCCTCACCGGCCAGTGCCGTCCTTGTCAATGCTGCTCAGACCACTGCCGTGATGGTGAAGACCATCGATGATCTCACGGCCCTTGAAGACTATCTGAGCGACCAACGGATGAGCGCCTTTGTGCTCGGACCCGGTTTCGGGATTGGTAAAAAGGCACGGGCATTCACTCTTGCGCTGTCCAAACGCAAGCTGGTTCTTGATGCTGACGGTATTTCCTCTTTTAGGGATCAACCAGACGAACTATTCAACGCATTTTCTGGCGGCGAAACCCGCTTGGTTCTGACGCCGCATGAGGGCGAATTCGCTCGTCTGTTTGCCGATATTGCCGGTGACAAGACGTTGGGTAAAGTTGAAAAGGCCCAAGCCGCTGCCAGCAAAGCCAATGCAGCCGTGGTGTACAAAGGTGCAGACACAGTGATTGCCGCTCCCGATGGCCGGGCGCTGATCAACGAAAATGCGCCGCCGTGGCTTGCCACAGCCGGTTCCGGCGATGTGTTGGCCGGGATCATTGGCGGACTACGAGCGCAAGGCGTTCCGGCCTTTGAGGCGGCGGCAGCAGGTGTCTGGCTCCATGCTGAAACGGGCGCAAGGCTCGGCGAGGGGTTGACAGCAGAGGATCTGGCTGCGGCTGTGCGGCCCTTTCGCCAAGACTAA
- a CDS encoding P-II family nitrogen regulator — MKKIEAIIKPFKLDEVKEALQEVGLQGITVTEAKGFGRQKGHTELYRGAEYVVDFLPKVKVEVVLADENVEAVIDAIRNAAQTGRIGDGKIFVSNVEEVVRIRTGETGVDAI, encoded by the coding sequence ATGAAAAAGATCGAAGCGATCATAAAGCCTTTCAAGCTGGACGAAGTGAAGGAAGCCCTTCAGGAAGTAGGATTGCAAGGCATAACGGTCACGGAAGCCAAGGGATTTGGGCGGCAAAAGGGCCATACGGAACTGTATCGGGGGGCCGAATATGTGGTCGACTTCCTGCCGAAAGTGAAGGTGGAAGTCGTGCTGGCCGATGAAAACGTCGAGGCCGTCATCGACGCGATCCGCAATGCCGCGCAAACGGGGCGCATTGGCGATGGAAAGATTTTCGTTTCCAACGTCGAGGAAGTCGTCCGGATCAGAACCGGCGAAACCGGCGTCGACGCCATTTGA